The genome window CTGAAGCAAGTGCTGTCCAaacagctcgggggggggggggggcatcaaatccCACAACCAAGGTgtttagatggggctgcccaaaaCGAATTCACTGTCATCTCTACCCCAGTCTTGTCATTTTTCTTGTTTGCTTATGCAGGCACAGAAAGTACCACTTAAAGCTGATAAGACAAATTTTCAAACGAGTTGCTGCTGGACTAGAAGGGTGCATGTAACCAAATGGAGGACTTTCTACAAGACTTGCTGGTAAAGTGGAAAGTcagcataaaatattttctttaataCATCCACAGATATATGCTTGTATAAAGTAGGGAGACAGAGTGTTACTAACTTGCCATGTTTGTCCCGAGACCAATATTTCTACTAAAGAGAGATACTttatagattgttttaaatgatttatttttaaataatagtgTCCTTTCCTGATAAAGCAGATTTTCAAATCATTCTTCTCATTGCTGTAGCAAATGCATTTGATGTCTTTGGCTTTTTCTCACTGTCACTAGAATATCAGATACAAAAATTTAGATTTGCCAGAAAAATAAGCATATAAATCACAGCTTAATCCCTAGAAGTATTAAACAACATTGCAAAAACTTTATCAAATTTCTTTACATTGATGGGACAAAATCTTGTGCATGTTGCATATACACACTGGTAGCTCAAAGTAGTGCTTCAAGATCACAGAGGAAACTGTACAAAACCAGAATTAGATGCTCTACTGCAACATCACCAAAATTGTTTCACTACTTATATATCTTACAATGTATACAATACATTGTGGATAAAATTCTGTCTGAATCTACAGACTGACACTCATTCCTATCTAACTGCAAATAAAGTATTGTGAGTTGACAATATTTAATTTATCAATTAAAAAGAGTCACTTCTGCAATTTCATGTCATTGAAATTTCAATATTGTGATAAATTACTCCCTTTATAAAACACAAAGTCTTCATGCACATCAAAAACAGATATATAAAATAATCCAACAGCAAAGTTTCACATCCCTTTTTTTAGCTGAATGTGTAACACATCTGGAAGCAgcattattaaaaacaaacaactccaaaATGACATTTTCCTTTGTTCTGTTTCGGTAGTGTTATGTATACAACAGATCCAACAACTCAAGAGTCCTTTTGTTGGCTCCAGCCAACACTCTCTAATAGTAGGTTTAGGAGATTTTACAGCTGTTTCTGGAACAGTGCTTTGGAGGGCTCTGGGGTGGACGGATGATTTTGGCTTTCTTCAGACtgttccttttgttgttgttgctggctGTGAGGGAGTAGGAGCGACCGTGCATCATCCTAGCATTCAGACCATTGGCCATAGAGAATGATTTTAGATGGCTTCTTAAGGCAACTGGGAGTGGAAGTTTGTCAACTAGGTGCACAGGGGTGCATGAAACGATGGCACGGCAACAAAGATCTTGCAAACTTAGAACttaaacaagaaacaaaaaatgcATTGGATTAGACAAAACATGTTTTGGGTTATCCACATGGTAGCAGAGTATGCTACTatgagcctgttgtattttttttaagagtAACCCTTCACCCAGTCACTTCCAATGCTTCTGAAATGTCTTCCCAACTATATCACTATGCCATCCCACACATACAGCCAGGCTAAAAGGAATGAAGACATTGTCTTGCAAAGTTTTAGAGAAGTTCAGCTGGGGAAAATATGGCAGTATCAAACTCAAACTCTGAATGCTGGGTCTATAAAAGTTtcctaattattttttaatttgctcCTTTCTAGGAGAAATGAGTTATCAGTTGAAATTATAAGAGCTCTACATTTCTGAAGACCTTTCTGTGACTCAAAGAACTCACTGAAGTGTGCACAATTTTCCATAAATATTACATCAAGATGGGCAGGATTCTGCCTTTTCAATTCCCATTCTCTGTCACCTCCTATATTTCTGAATGGTCTTTAGGTAAACATTCATAGGGTTAGCATTCTCATTCTTTtcatctcagcgaaagagaaatAGATTATACCACTTGGATCTAGCACAGGCTTATTCAGTACCTTTTTATCCTACCTTTGTCCAAGGTGCTAAAAGTAACATACATGGCTTTCccaccctccattttatcttcaaagcAACCCTGAGAGTGAGGTTAGGATAGGAGAGAAATAGACTGATCCAGGGTCACCACTGAATTTCATGGCAAGTGGAAATTTGGATCTGAGTCTCCCTAATCTAGTCTAGTCTGACACTAACTAGCTCTCACAAAAAAACTACCGAAATTGTTAACACTGGGTCCTTGAAAAACAGGATTAGCTTTAGGAACCTCTTATACAAGTTTACTTCTCAAGGAAAAATTAAAGCAAGGGTTTGAAGTATGTTTGCAAACCCTGGTTAAGAATCCTGGCTAAATGCTTATACCGGTGCAAGGTTAAACTACAGCTAAAGTGGACAAGGAAAAGCAGGAGGGAGTTTTATcaatgggaaggagggaaggtgacAAGGCACGCATTCCAAAGGCTGGCACGTTACTTCCAAACGTTTGTGTGGAAGAATCCAGTATTGTCAGTATAAGATCTTACATTATTCagcttaaaataatttttaaaataattcctaactaaaattttctttttaatcagCTGAAACTAAAAGCTTTAATTCTGACAAAACCCATCTGTATTACTTACCTTTGTTTGGCCTCCACAGCCGGTCCATTCCATGTCTCATTAACACTATCCTTGCAAGTTCTGTAAAGGACTCAGTGATATTGAAGTTACAGAGCGGGCTTACTTCAAAGAAAGTCATGCCTAGTCTTTCAGCATAGACTTGTGCTTGCTCAGTAGATACCTGCCGCTTGAAGGCTAGATGCAGGCGGTTGCCAACCAGGATTTTAGGTACACCAGGAGCATGCTGAATAATAGGGAACAATAAATTAGATCCCTCATCTCTAGGCTAGTCCTTTCATGAGAAGTATTCTCACTTAATTTGCCCCTACGTCTGTAGATATTTAACTTGTTTCAGTCCAGGAAACTATACTACAATAGCAGATAAAAAAGGTATGATCAATCCACACACCAACAACACTAAGGCAAGGTTTTCAtgtaacaaaccacagtttgttgttCAGAAATGAACCCAGGGGATCTTTGGGTTTGTGTTCCTCCACTTTTGAACACCTTAGAAATCAGTCATTTCTACTACCAATCACAATTTGCTTTTACACATGAACCACAAACCATTTTGTTCTCTTCACTCCAGCCCAAAATGCCAATTGGCAATTAAACAACGGAGGCTTTATAAAAGCTATTAATGAAGCAGAGCCTAAGCCAGAGATATCAATAGCATCTTAGTCAAGTAGGCTtcacaacttccaggtggtagcagGAGATCTTCCAGCACAGGTGTATCAGGGtgaatggcgcccagagacaacccctCCTCCGGGTGCATCCCACACTGTCCTgcttggaggtggggcttgggggcgcCGAGCCTCACCatcctacacagaggcaggggcagggccacCCACCACCGAGCACcaccctggcctccatgcaggttgAGCCCCGCCCCCCTGGCCTTCATGCAGGCTGGCATGCAGGCcgacatgtccctataggccatacgcctctgccttctgggattacaaatgatttccagccgacagagataagttcacctggagaaaatggctgctttgaaagg of Sphaerodactylus townsendi isolate TG3544 linkage group LG03, MPM_Stown_v2.3, whole genome shotgun sequence contains these proteins:
- the RAB40B gene encoding ras-related protein Rab-40B, translating into MNHVGSPVKAYDFLLKFLLVGDSDVGKGEILASLENGATESPYGYNMGIDYKTTTILLDGRRIKLQLWDTSGQGRFCTIFRSYSRGAQGVILVYDITNRWSFDGIDRWIKEIDEHAPGVPKILVGNRLHLAFKRQVSTEQAQVYAERLGMTFFEVSPLCNFNITESFTELARIVLMRHGMDRLWRPNKVLSLQDLCCRAIVSCTPVHLVDKLPLPVALRSHLKSFSMANGLNARMMHGRSYSLTASNNNKRNSLKKAKIIRPPQSPPKHCSRNSCKIS